The following nucleotide sequence is from Candidatus Zymogenaceae bacterium.
GGGATATCCCAACGCCACGGTACGGGAAATCGCCGGGGCGGCGGGGCTGGGGCTGGGGAGCATTTACGATTACGTTAAATCAAAGGACGATATCCTCTATCTCTTTTACGAAAACTACATGAACCGCTTCTACGAGAAGCTCAGCACCGCAGATACCTGCGACGCCGATCCGAAACGTCGGCTCCTGGTCACATACACGGCCCTCATCGATGTCTGCTTCGAGCTTGAAGACCAGGTGATGCTCGCCTACACCCAGGCCCGATATATGAAAAGACATTATCTCAAGGAAATCCTCACCCGAGAGGCCGAAATCGTCGAGAGGTTTTTTGACATCCTTACGGACATGGGAATAGAACGGGGCGATGCGGATCTCCGGGCCAATTTCCTGGTATATTCCGCAGTGTTCGGTGTACTGCGTCGCTGGAATTTGAAAAACCTGCACGATCGGTCGAGCATCACCGAATACCTGATCGATACCAATTTGAAACCGTATGTATAGAGACATAGAAACGAACAATCGGAATATGAAGGAGGAACTGTATGCATCACGACACCACACGTTTTCTGCCTCATAATACCTATGAGGCGCTGCATAAGATGTCCGTGGAGGATCCGACGGGCTTCTGGGGCGGTTGTGCTGAGCATCTTCACTGGTACAAGAAATGGGACAAGGTGCTGGATGATTCGAAAGCGCCGTTTTATCGCTGGTTTCCCGGCGGCAAGACGAATATCTGCTACAATGCGGTGGATCGCCACGCCCTTGGCGCCAATCGCGGCACGGCGGCGATCATCTGGGAGTCACCCACCACCGGCAATTCCCGGGTCTTGACGTACTTCCAGCTCTATCGCGAGGTCAATCGGTTCGCCGGGGTTTTGAAGAATCTGGGCGTCAAAAAAGGAGACCGGGTGGTTATCTATCTCCCGATGGTGCCCGAAGCCGCCGTGGCCATGCTGGCGTGTGTACGTATCGGCGCCATCCACAGCGTTGTCTTCGGCGGATTTTCCGTGGAGTCCCTGGCCGGTCGGATAGACGACGCCGCGCCGAAAATTCTCATCTGTGCGGAAGCCGGCAGCCGGAAGGGGAAAGAGGTACCGCTCAAGAAGATCGTCGATGATTCCCTCGACTACGCCTCACACAAGGTCGATCGCGTGATCGTCCTGGATCGGGGTATCGGAAAGGCGAATCTGAAAGAGGGGCGGGACATCCTCTGGACCGACGCCCTGGAAAAGCACGGCGAACTGTTCGTGGAGCCGGAACAGCTTGATTCCACCGACCCGTCCTATATCCTCTATACCTCCGGCACCACCGGCAAGCCCAAGGGCGTCGTCCGGGATACCGGCGGATACATGGTGGCGCTCCACGCCTCGATGGGGCAAATATACGACGTGGGCGAGGGAGACGTATACTGGTCGACGTCGGACATCGGCTGGGTGGTGGGCCACTCCTACATCATCTACGGCCCGCTGCTCAAGGGCGTACCGACACTGATGTTCGAGGGGACGCCGGATCACCCGGATCCCGGCATCTGGTGGGACGTGGTGGAAAAATACGGCGTGACCCACATCTTCAGCGCCCCCACGGCGCTCAGGATACTCAGAAAATTCCCCGAAAAATGGTTCAATGAGCGGGATCTCAGCTCCATCAAGTACTTCTTTATGGCGGGCGAGCCGCTGGACGAGCCGACGTATCACTGGGCCACCGGGGCCCTGGGAACCAAGGTTATCGATCACTACTGGCAGACCGAGTCCGGCTGGCCCATGCTCACCAACATGCCCGGCGTCGAGTCTCTCCCCATTAAGCCCGGCTCCCCCACCAAGGCGGCCCCCGGGTATAAATTTCAGGTGGTGGATGAAAAGGGCAATGAGATGCCCAGGGGCGAGAAGGGATACTTCATCGCCGAGGGACCGCTGCCGCCGGGAACTCTCATGACCATTTGGGGTGAAGACGAGCGATACAAGGAGACCTACTGGGAGGTGTATCCCGGCAAGATGTTTTACCATACGGGTGACTTCGCCATCCAAGACAAAGACGGCTATTTCTGGATGCTGGGACGGGCCGACGAGGTTCTCAACGTGGCGGGCCATCGCCTGGGCACCCGGGAGGTGGAGGAGGTGATCTCCAGCCATCCGAAGGTCGCGGAGACGTCGGTCATCGGCGTCAAGGACGAGCTCAAGGGCGAGGGGATCTTTGCATTTGTGGTACTCAAGGCGGACGTGGAGCCGTCCGAGACCATCGAGAAAGAGCTGGTACAGCTCATCCGGGAAAAGATCGGCCCGGTGGCGACGCCCAAGGAGCTCAGGTTTATCAAGGCGCTGCCCAAGACCCGAAGCGGAAAGATCATGCGCCGGGTCATCAAGGCCATCGCCGAGGGACAAGCGTTGGGAGATCTCTCCACCATCGAAGACGGTGCCACGGTTGACGAGGTGGGAAAGGCCCTGGAATCAATGGGAATGAAAAAATAGTTGCATCGTGATTCGAGAATAAAGAAACGGGGTCGGCAATACAGCCGGCCCCGTTTTCATTGTGGTGGACAAAACGCATCGGGCGTGATGGAGTTTCGGGCGCCGGATCGTTCGTCTCTTCTTGTGGGTTAAGGTTTTGTTGCGCCGGTATACGGCGGTTGAAGCATGTCGGTTTTGGACACACACCACCGATCGTCCGATCTGTGTCGGGAGGGTTCAGCTCCTAAAGGTAAATACTACTTCCTATGGAAGCGCCTGGCCGAAACAGGTGGTGATGTATTCCGTCCTTTCAGCCGTCAACGGTTTGGTGGCGCACCAAAAAATGCCGTCCGGATTCATGAGCATCTGCTCAAGCAACCGTCGCATTCCCACACGGGAGAGCATGACCCCTCCCAGTTTCGGCCGTATCTTCCTCATCGCCCACAGGACTCGAAATCCGTCTCCGTCCGGCAGGTTCACGTCGATATAGGAAAGATCAACATGATTCTGTTTGACGTGATCGACGGCCTGGCGCCCGTTAGAGACGCACACAACATCATGCCCCAGTTTCCGCATGGTGCCGCTGAGAAGATCTCGCACGCCCGCATCCTCATCAACAACAAGGATATTCATGGCGACACCTCAATTGAAAATAGACAGTGTATATATATTCTACTACCCTGATACAATATTGCATAGTACTTTTTACATTAATTTTTTTTATAAAAATTTTGTTTTTGTGTATGTATCCGTATTCGATTTTGATTTGACAGACTATTGACAAAATACATCCGTCATGATAGCCAGAGAAAGTGTGGAAGATTTTCAACTGGAGGTTGCATGAAGATCATTGTTATCGGTTCAGGAGTTTCCGGATTGACCGCCGCTGCGTTGCTTGCACAAGCGGGCCATGACGTAACGGTTTTTGAGCAGTTTGATACCGTCGGTGGCGTAACCGCCACCATAGAACAGGACGGGTACCGCTGGGATCTCGGCCCCATGCTGGTGCCGGATTTGATGCCGGGGGAACCGGGCGGACGGGTACTGGAAAAGCTGGGAGTTGCCGACAGTGTTTCTCTTTCGAAATCCTACCGGGGAAACGTATTCAGAGATTTCGAGGTGTTTCGGCCGAAACGGCACACGACTCCCTATGGAAGAAAAGAGCGACTCAAGGAGATTTTCCCCCACGAACGGAGGGGGCTGGATGGATATTACCGGTTTCACGAGAGGGTGATGGATGTGATATCCCTCTACAACCAGGAGGGCGTCCTCGCGAAGCTGAAATTCTTTTTCAGGCTGCTCTCGATCCTTCCGCGGAAGAACTGGAGCGCGCAGCGCCTGATGGATCACTACTTCACCGACGAGAGGCTCGTTGCGGCGTTCATCGGGATGCTCGCCGACTACACAACACATCCAAACGAATTCCCGGCCATCTTCGTACCCTTCATCAATCCCGAGGCCTGCTTCGACGAGCGAACCCCCCTGGAATATCCGGGGCACGAGCGCCGATCCTCCTGGACGATGGTGGTGGGCGGCATGCAGACCCTGGTGGACGCCCTGGCGGAGGCGATCGAGCGGTTCGGCGGAGCGGTCAAAACGGGCGCCGCGGTGCAAAAGGTACGCATTGAAAGGGGGAGGGTGGCGGGGGTCGTTCTCGAAGACGGTGCCGGGATTGACGCCGATATTGTTCTGGCCAGCGGCGGCGCCCGGGAGCTGTTTGAGAATATGGTGGGTCGGGAGCACCTGCCGGAAAAATTCTTTCGGGAGCATCTGGATGATTTTTCCCAGACCGATTCGGTCTTCATGGTGCACCTGGGTGTCGATTACGACCCCACGGTTTACCAGCACGGCGCCCCTCTATGTTATTACTACATGACCTACGACATCCCCGGGGCCATTAAGGAGCTCGAAGAGGACATCTATCACGAAGGGAAGGACGGCTTTCTGGTCTTCTGTCTCTCTGCCGTTTCCCCGGACATGGCCCCGCCGGGCCGCCACACGATAACCGTCTATACCATCGCCCCGAATTTTCCAAAGAACGGCTCGTGGGAGGCGGACAAGGAGCGGTGGGCGGACACGCTGCTTGCGTATGCCGAACAGTACGTGCCTGGTCTCAGGGCGCATACCACAACCCGGGTAATCGTCACGCCGGAGGATTTCAGAAAGCGCACGTATCTTGCGCATCACGCGTTCGGCGGCTGTACGCCGAGGTTGGGGAGAAAACCGATCGAGGCAAAGACACCCGTCGAGGGCCTCTGGTTCATCGGGGCTCAGAGCGAGACCTTTGGGGGCGTCACCAGCGGCATCACCGGAGCGAACCGGGTAGTGGAGCGGATTATAAGGGGAAAATAACACATGTTTGGGGCGGCGGCAGCGCCCCGTTTCGTCTCGGCGAGGCACAAAGCGCACCCCGGAATACCGGGAGGCGCTTTTCTATTTGAATTATATAGGGGAACAATGGTATCGCCTTCGGGGAAGACGGCGGTCTTCTTGTTGTATCTGCACAGAGGTGCCCTACGGGCAAAGAGGTGGCGCTACGGCTTCGCCCCGATGAGGGGGAATATCTCCGTGTGAATATACTCGATGATCCGGTCGATTTCGTAGGTATTCTTTGTCTTGGTGGGACCGGTGATGTAAATGGGGCGGTCGGTGAGGTCTCCCATCTCGATGTCCGGCCCGCCCATCACCCCGCCGATGATGCCGGCGTACGGATTTTCAAGTACGATGTCATTGAAGGCGGCCCAGGCCAGGGCCCAGCCCCGGGTGGCGTTATCCAGGTTGTACCCCCCGCCGCCGGTGGCGATCACCTTGGTGCCCAGGGTCGAGAGCTCCTCTGCGATCCTCTTGTAGCTGTTGTTGGTCAGGGAGAGGTTGGTCAGGGGATCGTTGTGCATGGAGTCGGTGCCGATCTGGACGATGAGGGCGTCGGGGGAGAAGGCCTCCAGGGCCGGGGGTACGATGGCGAAAAACGCCTTGAGATAGAGCTCGTCGTCGGTGCCGGGGGGCACCGGGATATTGATGGTATAGCCCCGTCCCTTTCCCGTCCCGAACTCGTATTCGAACCCGGTGCCCGGATAGAGGGTGCGGCCGCTCTGATGGAGGGAGATGACCAGGGCGCCGTCGTCGTCGTAAAAGCCGTGCTCCACACCGTTGCCGTGATGGGCGTCGATATCGATGTAGGCGAACCGCAGCCCGTCCCTTCTCAGGATCTTGCCGGCGATGGCCAGATCGTTGATGTAGCAGAATCCCTCGGCGTGATCGGGATAGGCATGGTGGAAGCCGCCGATGGGATTGAAGGAGTAGGCGCGGCCGTCCGACTCCATCACCCGGCGCATACCCACGATGGTTCCGCCGCTGACCAGGTTGAGCCGGTCGAACATGTCAGAGAAGATGGGACAGTCCGGGGTGCCCAGCCCGGCCATGAGCGTCCGCTCGTCCACCGACCCGCCGCCTGCGGCGTCCAGCGTTTCAAGATATTCCTCGGTGTGGAAGAGAAGAAGGTCATCGGTGGTCAACGGCTCAGGCTCGATAATATTGATCCAATCCCGGTCGAACAGGTCATACTGCATGCACAGATCGTACATCATCTGTGTCCGCTCGGGTCGGAAGGGATGGTCCGGGCTGAGTTCAAACTTCGATGAGTCCGGAGAGTATATCAAAAAGCTGTTCATGTGAACGGGAACGCCGTGGGTGTATCATAAAAGGGCGGAGGCCTCGCTGAGAACACTTCGCCGGGTGTCATCAGCCGATATCCACTCCCCTGAATTATATATGATGCAGGGGGCAAGTCAAAGGAAAACCGTACATCGCCCCTCTTCTTTGCCGATGGAGACCGAAAATTCGTATGCCCGGGAGTCGAAAGGAACGGACGCCCTCAGCGGTTCATTCCGGCGCACACCAGCCCCCCCGCCACGGCACCGATCAGGCCGGAAACCGTCCAGGTCAACACCATCGGGAACGATATCTGGAAGCTGCTGTAGGTGATGACCATGCCCGGTATTGTTGCGATGATCCAATAGGCGAATCCGTACAGAGCCCCCCGACCCCAGGCACTTTTCCCCCTGAATGTGCTCTTCACCCGGTTCCAGAACCAGGCAAGGGCGAGCCCCATGACGAAGGGATAGGCGAAGTAGATGGACATGAGCGGATCGTTCCAGGCGCGGAATAGCCAGATATTGGCGTATTCCGCCATCAGGCCCGGCAGCACCAGGTTCGAGAGAAATGCAAGTCCCATCTCCACGGCCAGCATCGCAAGCCCCGCCAGAAGACCCGTTACGATAATGTTTCTGAACATTGTAGACACCTTAAAATTTTATAAAACAAAGTCATGATAAATAGAAAAACATCTTGATCTTGATGGACTGATAAAGTATATCATATCCATCCGCTGGTCTCATCCTTCTCTGTTTTGAATGAATATGTGCCGTCACTTTGCTTTGAATGCTCGGTGTATGGAGGGTCTCCCGTGTCTTGCGGTCCTTCGGTAAAATACGATATAATGGAATAGTATATATAGTAAAGGAATATGCTGGCACGTGGGAGGGAACACGCGGTTCGGTTCGGATTTCCACGGGGCGAGAGGTGTATCATGACCGCAACAGGAAAAATGGCGACGAATATGGCGATTCACTCGGTGATGGATTCCATCGAGGAGATCATCGGCGAAAAGGCCCTGAGAATTATATTTCGAGCCGTGGAAATGGAATACTTGTTGGACGACCCGCCGCCCTATGACTGGGAGCCCTGTATTTCCACCGAGGACCAGGTGAAGATCTACTGGGAGGTGGAGAAGCTTCTGGGTCTCAACGGTGCTCTCGGCGTGTGGCGCCGTATCGGATATAACAACATCAAGCACGCGGTCGAGACGGCACATGTGCTGGACGGCTTTGTCGATCTGGAGCCGGTGGAGAAATTTCAAAAGGCGCTGGAGCTTGCGGTTATAGGATCAGGAAAGGGACGGGCCGTGCCCAACGATGAATACGGCGCGGACCTGGACGTGTTCGACTGTCTTCTCTGCAAGAACGACACCGCGGACAAGCCGATCTGTTCTTTGTATGAAGGGGTGATGCAGTATATCAGCGAGTGGGCCTTCGGGAAGGGTGCGTATCTTCCCCGGGAGACACAATGTATGGCCAAGGGGGATTCGACCTGCTACTTCGTCCTGGTCAAAAAGTGACGGCAACCCCTGCTTTCCAAAAACAGTTTATTTCATGCTCCACCGGCGGCGCATCACGGCCGCCGGTTTTATGTAGAGTGTCGGCGGTATTCACGGGGTGATCGGATGGACGGTATGCGCCGTGTGCGCTATGGATATCGGGGGAGGTCCCGCACCTTTTTGTAATACTTCACCGCCCCCAGCTCTTTCATGCTCTCGTTGTTGGCCCGCCATTTCTCCAGGAGTGGTCCGGACATCCCCGAGCGGTCGCAGGGGAACAGGTCGCACTGGAAGCAGAAATCGACCCCCCGCTCCACGACGCATTCCCGGACCCTGCAGAGGGAGAAGGGACACTCACCGCTGCGGCACGATCTGCAGGACCCGTGTGCGAAGTAATCCAGGAGCGCACGGAACGCCTCGTACCCTTCGAACACCGGGTCAACGGCGGAGAACAAGCGCTGGGCGTAGGAGCCGAAGTTCGGCCCCAGGGCGTCGCCCAAAGCGGCACTGAGCTGCTTGATTTCGCCGTCGATGTGGAGAGCGCACTTACCACAGTTCAGCCCGCAGGGGGCGATCTGCTCCCTGACGGTGTCGTATGACACGGTTTCCCGATCATCGGTCATGACAGAATCCTTTCAGATGACGAGACCGACGTCAAACGTATCACGATATGGATGGAATGCCAATCGGAAAAATGTGAGGAAAGCAAGCATATGATCGTCCGCCCTGGGGGCGGCTCCTCACGAGGAGGCGGCCCGGCAGTTTCGTACGTACTCGTCGATGAGGCGGTCGTATTCCGCCATGAGTCGCCTCACCTGTGGGTGGTCCACCCGGAAGGAACGGCCGTCGATGGTGTGGATGGGCAGGAGCTTCGCCGACGTGCCGGTCAGGAAGGCGGCGTCGAATCCGCCCAGGTCACGCCGGTGCACCCTGGTCTCGATCAGGGGGATGTCAAGACGTGCGGCGATCTGGATGACCTTCATGCGGGTGATGCCCGGCAGCACGTCATTCTCCGGCGGGGTGATCAGGGTGTCGTGATCGACCAAAAAGACGTTGTGTTTACTTCCCTCGGTCAGAAACCGGTCGGCGCTCTCCAAGAGCAGGTCGTGGTGCCCGCTCTTTTCCAGCTTTGTCCGGAGTCTTCGCCTGAGCTCAGGGTTGTACTGTTTGACGGTCGGATTGTGTCTTTCTCCGGAAAAGATCCCGACGCTCACACCATTTTGATACATGGCGTCTGCGGGGTACCGGCTGGCGATGAAGGAGATGAGACAGACGTCTTCCGACGGATTGCCTCCTCCCAGGGCCACCTTCACATTGCCGGTCGTCAACCCTGTGTGTCGCACAAGCTCGCCGATGAAATCGGAGAGGTGCTCCGCCGGCACTTTAAGATGCGTGTCGGTAAGCCGCGCCGAGCGGACCAGGCGGGCCGCGTGCTCTTCCAGGAAGAGGGGGACGCCATCGATGATCCTGACGACCTCGTAGACGAAGCCCATGACCTTGCTTGTGCGATCGGCCAGCTCATCGATGGGGCGGATGTCGCCGTTGTCGATGAAGTGGGTGCCGATCGGCTCGTCCGAGAGGAAACCGGTGG
It contains:
- a CDS encoding TetR/AcrR family transcriptional regulator, producing the protein MKRVKSKVKDKHLVDEKRKKIVDGAISVFSEKGYPNATVREIAGAAGLGLGSIYDYVKSKDDILYLFYENYMNRFYEKLSTADTCDADPKRRLLVTYTALIDVCFELEDQVMLAYTQARYMKRHYLKEILTREAEIVERFFDILTDMGIERGDADLRANFLVYSAVFGVLRRWNLKNLHDRSSITEYLIDTNLKPYV
- the acs gene encoding acetate--CoA ligase gives rise to the protein MHHDTTRFLPHNTYEALHKMSVEDPTGFWGGCAEHLHWYKKWDKVLDDSKAPFYRWFPGGKTNICYNAVDRHALGANRGTAAIIWESPTTGNSRVLTYFQLYREVNRFAGVLKNLGVKKGDRVVIYLPMVPEAAVAMLACVRIGAIHSVVFGGFSVESLAGRIDDAAPKILICAEAGSRKGKEVPLKKIVDDSLDYASHKVDRVIVLDRGIGKANLKEGRDILWTDALEKHGELFVEPEQLDSTDPSYILYTSGTTGKPKGVVRDTGGYMVALHASMGQIYDVGEGDVYWSTSDIGWVVGHSYIIYGPLLKGVPTLMFEGTPDHPDPGIWWDVVEKYGVTHIFSAPTALRILRKFPEKWFNERDLSSIKYFFMAGEPLDEPTYHWATGALGTKVIDHYWQTESGWPMLTNMPGVESLPIKPGSPTKAAPGYKFQVVDEKGNEMPRGEKGYFIAEGPLPPGTLMTIWGEDERYKETYWEVYPGKMFYHTGDFAIQDKDGYFWMLGRADEVLNVAGHRLGTREVEEVISSHPKVAETSVIGVKDELKGEGIFAFVVLKADVEPSETIEKELVQLIREKIGPVATPKELRFIKALPKTRSGKIMRRVIKAIAEGQALGDLSTIEDGATVDEVGKALESMGMKK
- a CDS encoding response regulator — translated: MNILVVDEDAGVRDLLSGTMRKLGHDVVCVSNGRQAVDHVKQNHVDLSYIDVNLPDGDGFRVLWAMRKIRPKLGGVMLSRVGMRRLLEQMLMNPDGIFWCATKPLTAERTEYITTCFGQALP
- a CDS encoding NAD(P)/FAD-dependent oxidoreductase; its protein translation is MKIIVIGSGVSGLTAAALLAQAGHDVTVFEQFDTVGGVTATIEQDGYRWDLGPMLVPDLMPGEPGGRVLEKLGVADSVSLSKSYRGNVFRDFEVFRPKRHTTPYGRKERLKEIFPHERRGLDGYYRFHERVMDVISLYNQEGVLAKLKFFFRLLSILPRKNWSAQRLMDHYFTDERLVAAFIGMLADYTTHPNEFPAIFVPFINPEACFDERTPLEYPGHERRSSWTMVVGGMQTLVDALAEAIERFGGAVKTGAAVQKVRIERGRVAGVVLEDGAGIDADIVLASGGARELFENMVGREHLPEKFFREHLDDFSQTDSVFMVHLGVDYDPTVYQHGAPLCYYYMTYDIPGAIKELEEDIYHEGKDGFLVFCLSAVSPDMAPPGRHTITVYTIAPNFPKNGSWEADKERWADTLLAYAEQYVPGLRAHTTTRVIVTPEDFRKRTYLAHHAFGGCTPRLGRKPIEAKTPVEGLWFIGAQSETFGGVTSGITGANRVVERIIRGK
- a CDS encoding acetoin utilization protein AcuC, translated to MMYDLCMQYDLFDRDWINIIEPEPLTTDDLLLFHTEEYLETLDAAGGGSVDERTLMAGLGTPDCPIFSDMFDRLNLVSGGTIVGMRRVMESDGRAYSFNPIGGFHHAYPDHAEGFCYINDLAIAGKILRRDGLRFAYIDIDAHHGNGVEHGFYDDDGALVISLHQSGRTLYPGTGFEYEFGTGKGRGYTINIPVPPGTDDELYLKAFFAIVPPALEAFSPDALIVQIGTDSMHNDPLTNLSLTNNSYKRIAEELSTLGTKVIATGGGGYNLDNATRGWALAWAAFNDIVLENPYAGIIGGVMGGPDIEMGDLTDRPIYITGPTKTKNTYEIDRIIEYIHTEIFPLIGAKP
- a CDS encoding DUF3795 domain-containing protein; amino-acid sequence: MTDDRETVSYDTVREQIAPCGLNCGKCALHIDGEIKQLSAALGDALGPNFGSYAQRLFSAVDPVFEGYEAFRALLDYFAHGSCRSCRSGECPFSLCRVRECVVERGVDFCFQCDLFPCDRSGMSGPLLEKWRANNESMKELGAVKYYKKVRDLPRYP
- a CDS encoding aminotransferase class IV family protein, yielding MTPTGFLSDEPIGTHFIDNGDIRPIDELADRTSKVMGFVYEVVRIIDGVPLFLEEHAARLVRSARLTDTHLKVPAEHLSDFIGELVRHTGLTTGNVKVALGGGNPSEDVCLISFIASRYPADAMYQNGVSVGIFSGERHNPTVKQYNPELRRRLRTKLEKSGHHDLLLESADRFLTEGSKHNVFLVDHDTLITPPENDVLPGITRMKVIQIAARLDIPLIETRVHRRDLGGFDAAFLTGTSAKLLPIHTIDGRSFRVDHPQVRRLMAEYDRLIDEYVRNCRAASS